The Mauremys reevesii isolate NIE-2019 linkage group 13, ASM1616193v1, whole genome shotgun sequence genome contains a region encoding:
- the RABGGTA gene encoding geranylgeranyl transferase type-2 subunit alpha encodes MHGRLKVKTTEEQAEAKRLEREKKLRQYVAATTAIFEKRKTGQLDKEALELTNQILGVNPDFATLWNFRREIILCLEREGSSEEMQSLCRGELSFLESCLRVNPKSYGTWHHRCWVMEHVPHPDWARELELCAKFLEIDERNFHCWDYRRFVVQRAQVSAADELHFTDRLITRNFSNYSSWHYRSCLLPRLHPDPQQQGRPTEAVLLKELELVQNAFFTDPNDQSAWFYHRWLLGRAEPEPTILCVYVSREDSSLAVTFSQPVVVTPGSCDLLLFADEAPLAVNWRTPDRRNRPGLMWLCDLPASALNEHWPQHTFRVHWVGGESQKECVLFKGRSDGWCRDSVTEEQVFRCELSVEKSTVLQSELESCKELQALEPENKWCLLTIILLMRALDPLVYERETLSYFDTLKAADPMRSAYLDDLRSRFLVENSILRMEYAEARVVDLSGRGLTVLCHLEQLPLVTHLNLAGNRLCRLPPALAMLRCLEVLELDGNQIETLEGLPPLPRLEELSACSNRIQRPSDLRPLASFPKLRLLALRGNPLGDLPDAQSELAALLPRMEIALA; translated from the exons ATG catggCCGTCTGAAGGTGAAGACGACAGAGGAGCAGGCCGAGGCCAAGCGCCTGGAGCGGGAGAAGAAGCTACGTCAATACGTAGCCGCCACAACAGCCATCTTTGAGAAG aggAAGACAGGGCAGCTGGACAAAGAGGCACTGGAGCTGACCAATCAGATCTTGGGGGTCAACCCCGACTTCGCCACCCTTTGGAACTTCCGCCGGGAGATCATCCTCTGCCTGGAGCGGGAGGG GTCTTCAGAAGAGATGCAGTCGCTGTGCCGCGGGGAGCTCTCATTCCTGGAGTCCTGCCTGCGGGTGAACCCCAAGTCGTATGGGACATGGCACCACCGCTGCTGGGTGATGGAGCACGTCCCCCACCCTGACTGGGCCCGTGAGCTGGAGCTGTGCGCCAAGTTCCTGGAGATCGACGAGCGCAACT TTCACTGCTGGGATTACCGGCGCTTTGTGGTGCAGCGCGCCCAGGTGTCGGCGGCGGACGAGCTGCACTTCACCGACCGCCTCATCACCCGCAACTTCTCCAACTACTCGTCCTGGCACTACCGCAGCTGCCTGCTACCCCGGCTTCACCCCGACCCCCAGCAGCAGGGCCGCCCCACCGAGGCCGTGCTGCTCAAAG AGCTGGAGCTGGTGCAAAACGCTTTCTTCACCGACCCCAACGACCAGAGCGCCTGGTTCTACCATCGCTGGCTGCTGGGCAGAG CCGAGCCGGAGCCGACTATCCTGTGTGTCTACGTGAGCCGAGAGGACTCCTCGCTGGCGGTGACTTTCTCCCAGCCCGTGGTG GTGACACCAGGATCCTGCGACCTGCTGCTCTTCGCAGACGAGGCCCCCCTGGCAGTGAATTGGCGCACACCTGACAGGAGAAACCGCCCCGGCCTCATGTGG ctGTGCGACCTGCCGGCCTCGGCCCTCAACGAGCACTGGCCCCAGCACACCTTCCGGGTgcactgggtgggtggggagtCCCAGAAGGAGTGCGTCCTCTTCAAAG GCCGCAGTGACGGCTGGTGCCGGGACTCCGTCACCGAGGAGCAGGTGTTCAG gtgcgagctctctgtggagaagtcGACTGTGCTGCAGTCAGAACTGGAGTCCTGTAAGGAGCTGCAGGCCCTGGAGCCGGAGAACAAGT GGTGTCTCCTCACCATCATCCTCCTCATGCGGGCTCTGGACCCGCTGGTGTATGAACGCGAAACCCTCAGCTACTTCGACACCCTGAag gCCGCTGACCCCATGCGCTCGGCCTATCTGGACGACCTGCGCAGCAGATTCCTGGTGGAGAACAGCATCCTGCGGATGGAGTATGccgaggccagggtggtggaccTGTCCGGCCGG ggcctgaCCGTCCTCTGCCACCTGGAGCAGCTGCCGCTCGTCACCCACCTGAACCTGGCGGGGAACCGGCTGTGCCgtctccctcctgccctggccATGCTGCGCTGCCTTGAG GTGCTGGAGCTGGATGGGAACCAGATCGAGACCCTGGAggggctgccccccctcccccgcctggaGGAGCTCTCAGCCTGCAGCAACC GCATCCAGCGACCTTCTGACCTGCGACCTTTGGCCTCCTTCCCCAAGCTCCGCCTCCTGGCCCTGcgggggaaccccctgggtgacCTCCCCGATGCCCAATCAGAGCTGGCCGCGCTGCTGCCCCGCATGGAGATCGCCCTCGCCTGA